A part of Herpetosiphon gulosus genomic DNA contains:
- a CDS encoding amino acid adenylation domain-containing protein, giving the protein MSDYSERLAALSPAKRALLLQKIQDKANKAAQQIQPRLDQSSYPLSFAQQRLWLIEQLQPNAALYNISIPILIRGVYPELPSILTQCLTAIFQRHEPLRASFSMVDGIPQQSIMALESVEMPIVDLSELTPNEREAAVHQFMQAETERPFDLRHNQLFRANLLRISPDEHLLLLIIHHIAFDAWSVKIFIQEFEAIFTALENQQPLPQVAPLALQYADFAAWQREWLQGETLDQQLSYWKNQLAGELPVLALPTDRPRPAIQTFKGGRHTFWISTELTNQLNQLSQQHQATLFMLLLGAWVSLLHRYSGQNDIIVGSPIANRNRRELEDLIGFFVNTLVLRVKCADDPTFLDLLEHVREVALGAYAHQDLPFEMLVDALQPTRDLSRSALFQVLFVLQNVSMGGQHSAFDILEDVASPSKFDLTLSMFEFEQGLRATIEYNVDLFDASTIERMSQHYVTLLNSINQQPQTKISQLAMLTAAEQTQIINAWNNTSQAYPDQLTFAQLFEAQVAKTPEAIALIGEDQALSYYELNRRANQLAYRLQAQGVGPESLVGICCDRSIAMVIGLLATLKAGGAYIPLDPAYPNERLAWMLNDSQAALVLTQSHLLEKVQQLKHADLTVLDLATMCDGSEPSQNLTSTVQLSNLAYVVYTSGSTGQPKGVMVSQQGLTNLVTAQIAGFGVTAQSRVLQFASFSFDAAISEIGMALASGASLVLMPAGGLAAGTDVLALIRQHNISVATLPPSLLAVLSADQAPSLTTVIAAGEASSNEVVQRWAVDRNLINAYGPSETTVCASLTQLEPHLTGTPPIGRPLANLQVYLLDQQQQIVPVGVIGEIYVGGVGVARGYLKRPDLTAEHFIPNQFSSTLGQRLYRTGDLGRYRIDGQIEFVGRIDQQIKLRGHRIELGEISSLLNTHPAVEQSVVLVHDQASSTARLIAYVVANSTSSNALSELQIAAATSQAPASYDLAADLQAYAKQKLPAFAVPSAFVVLPSMPLTPNGKIDQRKLAEHTPNLNPATSANAAPQTNLEQTLTTLWQEVLNVPALSTQANFFDLGGNSLAMVQVHSRLQELLGRELVLLDLFKYPTIQSLAVYLSSEQSTQASTFVDRDNRAQQQRQAMQRQRRRR; this is encoded by the coding sequence GTGAGTGATTATTCTGAGCGTTTAGCGGCACTTTCGCCAGCCAAACGTGCCTTACTTTTGCAAAAAATTCAAGACAAAGCCAATAAAGCCGCCCAACAGATTCAGCCACGGCTTGATCAAAGCAGTTATCCGTTGTCGTTTGCCCAACAACGGCTCTGGCTAATTGAGCAACTTCAGCCCAACGCGGCCTTATACAACATTTCAATTCCAATTCTGATTCGCGGCGTTTACCCTGAATTGCCCAGCATCTTGACGCAGTGTTTGACCGCGATTTTCCAACGCCATGAGCCATTACGCGCCAGTTTCAGCATGGTCGATGGCATTCCCCAGCAATCAATTATGGCATTGGAAAGCGTCGAAATGCCGATTGTTGATCTAAGTGAATTAACCCCAAACGAGCGTGAAGCAGCAGTGCATCAGTTTATGCAAGCTGAAACTGAACGCCCCTTTGATTTGCGCCATAATCAACTGTTTCGGGCCAATTTGCTGCGCATCAGCCCCGACGAGCATCTTTTATTGCTAATTATCCATCACATTGCCTTTGATGCCTGGTCGGTCAAGATCTTTATCCAAGAATTTGAGGCGATTTTCACGGCCTTGGAAAACCAGCAGCCGTTACCGCAAGTTGCACCATTGGCCTTGCAATATGCCGATTTTGCTGCTTGGCAACGCGAATGGCTGCAAGGCGAAACCCTCGATCAACAACTCAGCTATTGGAAAAATCAGCTTGCTGGTGAATTGCCAGTGCTGGCTTTGCCAACCGATCGCCCACGTCCAGCCATTCAAACCTTCAAGGGCGGTCGCCACACCTTTTGGATCAGCACTGAGCTGACCAATCAACTCAATCAGCTTAGCCAGCAGCATCAAGCAACCTTATTTATGCTCTTACTCGGCGCATGGGTCAGCTTATTGCATCGCTACAGCGGCCAAAACGACATCATTGTCGGTTCGCCGATCGCCAACCGCAATCGGCGTGAGTTGGAAGATCTAATTGGATTTTTCGTCAATACCTTGGTGCTGCGCGTCAAATGTGCTGATGATCCAACCTTCCTCGATTTGCTGGAGCATGTGCGTGAAGTGGCGCTGGGAGCCTACGCCCACCAAGATTTGCCATTTGAAATGTTGGTCGATGCCCTGCAACCAACCCGCGATCTCAGCCGTTCAGCGCTATTTCAAGTGTTGTTTGTGCTGCAAAACGTTTCGATGGGTGGTCAGCATTCAGCCTTCGATATTTTGGAAGATGTGGCTAGCCCTTCAAAGTTCGATCTCACACTGTCGATGTTTGAGTTTGAGCAGGGCTTACGCGCGACGATTGAATACAACGTTGATCTGTTCGATGCCAGCACGATTGAGCGTATGAGCCAACATTATGTCACATTACTCAACAGCATCAATCAACAACCGCAAACCAAAATCTCACAATTGGCTATGCTCACAGCGGCTGAGCAAACCCAAATTATCAACGCTTGGAACAATACCAGCCAAGCCTACCCTGATCAGCTTACATTTGCCCAACTATTTGAGGCCCAAGTTGCCAAAACACCTGAGGCAATTGCCCTGATTGGCGAAGATCAGGCACTCAGCTATTACGAACTTAATCGCCGTGCCAATCAATTGGCCTATCGGTTGCAAGCCCAAGGCGTTGGTCCTGAAAGTTTGGTTGGCATCTGCTGCGATCGCTCAATTGCGATGGTTATTGGGTTGTTGGCCACACTCAAAGCAGGCGGCGCGTATATCCCGCTTGATCCAGCCTATCCCAACGAGCGCTTGGCTTGGATGCTCAACGATTCACAAGCAGCACTGGTTTTGACCCAAAGCCATTTGCTTGAAAAAGTGCAACAACTCAAGCATGCCGATTTAACCGTGCTTGATCTGGCAACAATGTGCGATGGCAGTGAGCCAAGCCAAAATCTTACCAGTACCGTTCAGCTCAGCAACTTGGCCTATGTCGTCTATACCTCTGGCTCAACTGGCCAGCCCAAAGGCGTGATGGTCAGCCAGCAAGGCCTAACCAACTTGGTAACAGCCCAAATTGCTGGTTTTGGGGTAACGGCGCAAAGCCGAGTGTTGCAATTTGCTTCGTTCAGCTTCGATGCAGCAATCTCGGAAATTGGCATGGCTTTGGCTTCAGGCGCAAGCTTAGTACTGATGCCCGCAGGTGGTCTAGCCGCCGGTACCGATGTATTAGCGCTAATTCGCCAACACAATATTAGTGTGGCAACCTTGCCTCCATCGTTATTGGCAGTCTTATCAGCTGATCAAGCCCCTAGCTTGACCACGGTCATTGCCGCTGGCGAGGCTTCGAGCAACGAGGTGGTACAACGCTGGGCGGTTGATCGCAACTTGATCAATGCCTATGGGCCAAGCGAAACCACAGTTTGCGCGAGCCTAACTCAGCTTGAGCCACATTTGACAGGTACGCCACCGATTGGTCGCCCACTAGCCAATTTACAGGTCTATTTGCTCGATCAACAGCAGCAAATTGTGCCAGTTGGCGTGATTGGCGAAATCTATGTTGGCGGGGTTGGCGTGGCCCGCGGCTATCTCAAACGGCCTGATCTGACCGCTGAGCACTTTATCCCCAACCAATTTAGCTCAACTCTAGGCCAACGCCTGTATCGCACTGGCGATCTAGGCCGCTATCGCATTGATGGTCAAATAGAGTTCGTTGGACGGATCGATCAGCAAATCAAACTACGCGGCCATCGGATTGAGCTAGGCGAAATTAGTAGCCTGCTGAATACGCATCCAGCAGTTGAGCAAAGCGTGGTGTTGGTGCACGATCAAGCCAGCAGCACGGCGCGGCTGATTGCTTATGTTGTGGCAAATAGCACCAGCAGCAATGCCCTAAGCGAACTGCAAATCGCCGCAGCCACCAGCCAAGCCCCAGCAAGCTACGATTTAGCGGCAGATTTACAAGCCTATGCCAAGCAAAAACTGCCAGCATTTGCCGTACCTAGTGCCTTCGTGGTCTTGCCAAGCATGCCGCTAACGCCCAACGGTAAGATCGATCAGCGCAAATTAGCCGAGCATACGCCCAACCTAAATCCAGCCACGAGTGCTAATGCTGCACCCCAAACCAACCTTGAACAAACATTAACCACACTCTGGCAAGAAGTATTAAACGTGCCAGCGCTGAGCACCCAAGCCAATTTCTTCGATCTTGGTGGCAATTCGCTGGCAATGGTGCAGGTGCATAGCCGCTTGCAAGAGCTTTTAGGCCGCGAGTTGGTGCTCTTAGATTTGTTCAAATATCCAACTATTCAAAGTTTAGCGGTTTACTTGAGCAGCGAACAATCGACCCAAGCTTCAACCTTTGTTGATCGCGATAATCGAGCACAGCAGCAGCGCCAAGCCATGCAACGCCAACGTCGCCGCCGCTAG
- a CDS encoding SDR family NAD(P)-dependent oxidoreductase, with protein sequence MDFQSIQRRFATAVEQRSSQAALRYHDQVVSYRELAERAQRIANGLAAKQVGVGTHVAILLTNPIDICSTILATLLLGARYALLSPNLAKVRLQQVLARQQFVLVGSMASNNVAANQIEFEQLINSELAEITPHSATAESLIGLSLASNPSGLIEAGQLSQANLLSFIDFNLSKAKVSFQQSLWLGPEFNDFSAFASLATLASGGTLRFSALETFNQTTAEQPQTLILTLSTLGQLFAQQPELPKVRHILSSGEGLLDGEALKQQLKQQQTAWHNYYGFPAFQLLTVVGANTQTQASSQIHSGKPVPHTQALILDQHKQLAPIGLTGELYVAGAGVFAGFEQAQLNVERFIASPFAADTQLYQTRYLARWQDDGRLSISGSLDAAIELAGMSSLLQELESLLENHPAIVECCIVRRTTLSNTEQLTGFVVAKQQVEPSDILNYLEAQLDCQLPSLGLIQVDRLPRTADGQLDRQQLAQTSLLDSQQIADLQAQLQQAANGAELAVVAQPIFQATTPLHIDDLVPMVETGNFGTPQRTISEQPIEALSTQVKPALAVGPPLIKAEQTPLTLAEALVLAAKDYPEHGISYIEADGKALFQSYAALLADAEAVLAGLRAAGLQHGQHVVLQFAHNEPFVVAFWACMLGGFTAVPLALPNSSDPNNPAVSKLYNTWQTLEQPLIVSEQASLSHLQRIFNGLGVAKPAIQTAEQLRQYQPDQQHQQLSPHDSALLLFTSGSTGLPKGVELSHHNIISRSKASAQHNHFDHNDVSLNWMPLDHVGGIVMFHIHDVCLGCRQIQAKTDYILEDPVRWLDLLEQYRATITWSPNFAYALINDQHERVNSRRRNLSSLRFILNGGEGINKQTALNFLGLLQAHGLPATAMHPAYGMSETSSGISSSDQLVLGANTGFHELDQASLTGVIQPASADSIGVAFVEVGAPLPGVSLRIVNSNNQLLSEDLIGRLQIQGPTITAGYYRNPELNREVFTDDGWFTTGDLAFLHQGRLTIAGREKDVIIINGINYHNHEIEALVETLEGVEVSYTAACSVPSKHTGGTESLVIFYVSKSAEFDQQLAQINQIREVVVQKIGINPSYVLPVAKHDIPKTAIGKIQRSQLSQRFINGEFSSITKPIDLALANQQTLPRWFFSKQWQPVSKRHNPVLLKPSYAIFSDDSALARELIALLEQQNRAWVLISAGDTFSQQGQQYTINLHEPEHYHQLAAALATANIHDYVHLYSYDLPSTIEQVGDLAAAQYRGAYSILFLTQALAKQKLSQASLTVVSQRSHAINSSDQVVYAAAPLHGLLKTVPLEIDWLSCQHIDLDAADATTNSQHIYHELAQPKPNAEVAYRAGQRFVPQLVEAEIAQSSPVESPLVKGGLYLVTGGLGGIGSQFARWLLQNYNARLLITGSTELPLGSDWAKQLGADSSLGKRLRAYKDLIDISNDVHYQAVDITDSDQLARLINDAEQRWNQPLAGVFHFAGAGNLAYHWTVMDRHWITNESLATFEMMFAPKVYGTWALQQALSQRPELPIVAMSSINSFFGGATFSAYSAANSFLDSFILHQRQTTHPKALCLNWTQWDNIGMSLNNPQQIRNLSAERGYNVIGLQQGLQSLLTGISQRQYPLVMIGLNADSPALRQDLAASQPLQQRINLYTTDQHGPLSHDRYRQLANSYFGSATLEWYRVAELPRTNSGAIDLTALGQLDATNQPTALDQPTNIIEEQLVSIWQDILGKPKIGIHDNFFALGGHSLLATQLVSRLRDSFNLEVRLYQLFAAPTIAELANCIAELQLEQIDSAEMDALLAELEGLSEAELEAGLG encoded by the coding sequence ATGGATTTTCAGAGTATCCAGCGACGTTTTGCAACTGCTGTTGAACAACGATCGAGCCAAGCGGCGCTGCGTTATCACGACCAAGTAGTTTCGTATCGTGAGCTGGCTGAGCGTGCCCAACGGATTGCTAACGGCCTAGCTGCCAAACAGGTTGGAGTTGGCACACATGTCGCCATTTTGCTAACCAACCCGATTGATATTTGTAGCACGATCTTGGCAACGTTGCTGTTGGGCGCACGCTATGCCTTGCTCAGCCCTAATTTAGCCAAAGTTCGGTTGCAACAGGTCTTGGCCCGTCAGCAATTTGTGTTGGTTGGTTCAATGGCTAGCAACAATGTAGCTGCTAACCAGATCGAATTTGAGCAACTTATTAATAGCGAACTGGCGGAAATCACTCCTCATTCAGCGACTGCCGAAAGCCTGATCGGCTTGAGTTTGGCCTCGAATCCAAGCGGTTTGATTGAAGCAGGCCAACTCAGCCAAGCCAATCTGCTGAGTTTTATCGATTTTAATCTGAGCAAAGCCAAGGTCAGTTTCCAGCAAAGCCTGTGGCTAGGCCCGGAATTCAATGATTTTAGCGCCTTTGCGAGTTTGGCGACCCTCGCCAGCGGCGGCACGCTGCGGTTTAGCGCACTTGAAACATTCAATCAAACCACCGCTGAGCAGCCTCAAACCTTGATTTTGACGCTTTCAACGTTGGGCCAATTGTTCGCGCAACAGCCAGAATTGCCCAAAGTGCGCCATATTCTGAGCAGCGGCGAAGGCTTACTCGATGGCGAAGCGCTCAAGCAACAACTCAAACAACAACAAACTGCTTGGCACAATTACTATGGGTTCCCAGCCTTTCAATTGCTGACCGTGGTTGGGGCAAACACTCAAACCCAAGCTTCCAGCCAAATTCATAGCGGCAAACCTGTACCACATACCCAAGCTTTGATTCTCGACCAACACAAACAACTCGCGCCAATCGGCTTAACTGGTGAGTTATATGTGGCTGGCGCAGGAGTTTTTGCAGGCTTTGAGCAGGCCCAATTGAATGTCGAGCGTTTTATCGCCAGCCCATTTGCTGCCGATACCCAACTCTACCAAACGCGCTATCTGGCCCGTTGGCAAGATGATGGGCGGCTGAGCATTAGTGGCAGCCTTGATGCAGCGATTGAACTGGCTGGAATGTCTAGTTTGTTGCAAGAATTAGAAAGCCTGCTCGAAAACCATCCGGCAATTGTTGAATGTTGTATCGTGCGGCGCACAACCCTGAGCAATACCGAGCAATTAACAGGCTTTGTGGTCGCCAAGCAGCAAGTTGAGCCAAGCGACATCCTGAACTACCTTGAAGCTCAGCTTGATTGCCAACTCCCAAGCCTCGGCCTGATCCAAGTTGATCGCCTGCCGCGTACTGCCGATGGCCAGCTTGATCGTCAACAATTAGCCCAAACTAGCCTGCTCGATAGCCAGCAAATCGCTGATTTACAAGCCCAACTACAACAAGCGGCCAATGGCGCAGAGCTAGCGGTAGTAGCTCAGCCGATCTTCCAAGCCACAACACCATTGCACATCGATGATTTGGTGCCAATGGTCGAAACTGGTAATTTTGGCACACCGCAACGCACGATCAGCGAGCAACCAATCGAAGCATTGTCAACTCAGGTCAAGCCAGCGTTGGCAGTTGGCCCACCGTTGATCAAGGCCGAGCAAACGCCATTGACCTTGGCCGAGGCCTTAGTGCTGGCAGCCAAAGATTATCCTGAACATGGCATTAGCTATATCGAAGCCGATGGTAAAGCGTTGTTTCAATCGTATGCTGCATTATTGGCTGATGCCGAGGCGGTTTTGGCTGGTTTGCGGGCGGCAGGCTTGCAGCATGGCCAGCATGTGGTACTGCAATTTGCCCATAACGAGCCATTTGTCGTGGCATTTTGGGCTTGTATGCTTGGTGGTTTTACGGCGGTTCCCTTGGCCTTGCCGAACAGCAGCGATCCCAATAACCCCGCCGTCAGCAAGCTCTACAACACTTGGCAAACCTTAGAACAACCGCTGATCGTCAGTGAACAAGCCAGCTTGAGCCACTTGCAGCGGATCTTTAATGGCTTGGGTGTGGCAAAACCAGCGATTCAGACCGCCGAACAGTTGCGCCAATATCAACCTGATCAGCAGCATCAACAACTCTCGCCACACGATTCAGCGTTGTTGTTGTTTACCTCGGGTAGCACTGGCCTTCCCAAAGGGGTCGAATTAAGCCATCACAATATTATCAGTCGCTCCAAAGCCAGCGCTCAGCATAATCATTTTGATCATAACGATGTTTCATTAAATTGGATGCCGCTCGATCATGTTGGTGGAATTGTGATGTTCCACATTCATGATGTATGCTTGGGCTGTCGCCAAATTCAGGCCAAAACCGACTATATTCTGGAAGATCCAGTGCGTTGGTTGGATTTGCTTGAGCAGTATCGCGCCACGATTACTTGGTCACCCAACTTTGCCTATGCTTTGATCAACGATCAACATGAACGGGTCAATAGCCGCCGCCGCAATCTCAGCTCGTTGCGCTTTATTTTGAATGGTGGCGAGGGCATCAATAAACAAACTGCCTTGAATTTTCTTGGTTTGTTGCAAGCCCATGGCCTGCCCGCAACCGCCATGCACCCCGCCTATGGCATGTCAGAAACCTCATCGGGCATTAGCTCATCCGATCAACTGGTGCTTGGAGCAAATACTGGCTTTCACGAACTCGACCAAGCCTCATTAACCGGGGTGATTCAGCCAGCCAGCGCCGATAGCATTGGCGTAGCATTCGTCGAAGTTGGTGCACCATTGCCCGGGGTTTCGCTACGAATTGTCAACAGCAACAATCAATTACTCAGCGAAGATCTGATTGGTCGTTTGCAAATCCAAGGCCCAACGATCACCGCTGGCTACTACCGCAACCCCGAGCTTAACCGCGAAGTTTTTACTGATGATGGTTGGTTTACGACTGGTGATTTGGCCTTTTTGCACCAAGGTCGTTTGACAATTGCTGGCCGTGAAAAAGATGTGATCATCATCAACGGCATCAATTACCACAACCACGAAATCGAAGCCTTGGTTGAAACGCTCGAAGGCGTGGAAGTTTCCTACACGGCGGCTTGCAGCGTGCCAAGCAAACATACGGGCGGCACTGAATCGCTGGTGATTTTTTATGTTTCAAAATCTGCTGAATTTGATCAACAGCTAGCCCAAATTAACCAGATTCGCGAAGTTGTCGTGCAAAAAATTGGCATCAACCCCAGCTATGTGCTACCAGTTGCCAAGCACGATATTCCCAAAACAGCAATTGGCAAGATTCAGCGTTCGCAATTGAGCCAGCGCTTTATCAATGGCGAATTTAGCAGCATCACCAAGCCAATCGATTTAGCGTTAGCCAACCAGCAAACCTTGCCACGCTGGTTTTTTAGCAAGCAATGGCAGCCTGTCAGCAAGCGCCATAATCCGGTCTTGCTCAAGCCAAGCTATGCAATTTTCAGCGACGACAGCGCACTAGCTCGTGAGCTAATCGCTTTGCTCGAACAGCAGAATCGTGCTTGGGTTTTGATCAGCGCTGGCGACACATTCAGTCAGCAGGGTCAACAGTACACGATTAATTTGCACGAGCCTGAGCATTATCACCAACTCGCTGCCGCCCTTGCTACCGCCAATATTCACGATTATGTTCACTTGTATAGCTACGATCTGCCTAGCACGATCGAGCAAGTTGGCGATTTGGCCGCCGCCCAATATCGTGGAGCCTATAGTATTTTGTTCCTAACCCAAGCCTTAGCTAAGCAAAAGCTCAGCCAAGCTAGCTTAACCGTGGTTTCACAACGCAGTCATGCGATTAACTCCAGCGATCAGGTGGTTTACGCGGCGGCTCCACTTCATGGTTTGCTCAAAACCGTGCCTTTGGAAATTGATTGGCTCAGCTGCCAGCATATTGACCTTGATGCAGCAGACGCAACGACGAACAGCCAACACATTTACCACGAACTGGCTCAGCCAAAGCCCAACGCCGAGGTAGCTTATCGGGCTGGTCAACGCTTCGTGCCACAGTTAGTCGAAGCTGAGATCGCGCAATCAAGCCCAGTCGAATCGCCGCTGGTCAAAGGTGGGCTGTATTTGGTGACTGGTGGCTTGGGCGGCATTGGCAGCCAATTTGCCCGCTGGTTGCTGCAAAACTACAACGCCCGTTTGCTGATCACAGGCTCAACTGAGTTGCCATTGGGCAGCGATTGGGCCAAGCAGCTGGGCGCTGATAGCAGCCTAGGCAAACGTTTACGTGCCTATAAAGATCTGATCGATATTAGCAACGATGTGCATTACCAAGCGGTGGATATCACCGATTCAGATCAATTGGCTCGCTTAATTAATGATGCAGAACAGCGCTGGAATCAACCCTTGGCGGGGGTTTTCCACTTTGCGGGGGCTGGCAATTTGGCATATCACTGGACGGTGATGGATCGCCACTGGATTACCAACGAAAGCCTAGCCACCTTTGAAATGATGTTCGCGCCCAAAGTTTATGGCACTTGGGCCTTGCAACAGGCCTTGAGCCAGCGCCCAGAACTGCCAATTGTGGCGATGTCATCGATTAATAGCTTTTTCGGCGGAGCGACATTTAGCGCCTACTCGGCAGCCAATAGCTTTCTCGATAGCTTTATACTGCATCAACGCCAAACCACACATCCCAAAGCGCTCTGTTTGAACTGGACCCAATGGGACAATATTGGGATGAGTCTCAATAATCCGCAGCAAATTCGCAACCTTTCTGCCGAGCGCGGCTACAACGTGATTGGCTTACAACAAGGCTTGCAATCACTCTTAACGGGCATCAGCCAACGCCAATATCCGCTAGTAATGATTGGCTTAAATGCTGATAGCCCGGCGCTGCGCCAAGATCTGGCAGCCAGCCAACCCTTACAACAACGCATCAATCTTTATACAACGGATCAGCATGGTCCACTCAGCCACGATCGTTATCGCCAACTGGCCAATAGCTATTTTGGCTCGGCCACGCTGGAATGGTATCGTGTTGCTGAATTGCCGCGCACCAACAGCGGGGCGATTGATCTAACTGCTTTAGGCCAACTCGATGCCACCAACCAACCAACCGCGCTCGATCAACCAACCAATATCATCGAAGAACAGTTGGTCAGCATTTGGCAAGATATTCTCGGCAAGCCCAAGATCGGCATTCACGACAACTTTTTTGCCTTGGGCGGCCATTCGCTGCTAGCAACTCAGCTTGTTTCACGTTTGCGCGACAGCTTTAACCTTGAAGTGCGGCTGTATCAACTATTCGCCGCGCCAACCATCGCCGAACTGGCCAATTGCATCGCCGAACTGCAACTTGAACAAATCGATTCAGCCGAGATGGATGCACTCTTAGCCGAGCTTGAAGGATTATCAGAAGCCGAACTTGAAGCAGGATTAGGTTAA